Proteins from one Gimesia maris genomic window:
- a CDS encoding superoxide dismutase family protein, whose product MLHHSLPLMLLVLFTAGCTEQENRPNEPAENNQTQTEMGEPGQLTPQAADETETVTKAVCKLQPIGDSQVSGIIHFTREGNKIHVEGEITGLKPGKHGFHVHEKGDLSDKETGKSAGGHFNPTDKPHGKPTDSERHVGDLGNIEANADGLAKVDIVDEVIQLNGANSIIGRSIVVHAGEDQFTQPSGDAGDRVAFGDIIEEKTD is encoded by the coding sequence ATGTTACATCACTCACTTCCTTTAATGCTGCTTGTCTTGTTTACGGCAGGTTGCACCGAACAGGAAAACAGGCCGAATGAACCAGCAGAAAATAACCAGACGCAGACTGAAATGGGAGAGCCAGGCCAACTGACACCTCAGGCTGCAGATGAAACGGAGACTGTTACGAAAGCAGTCTGCAAGCTCCAACCCATTGGTGACAGCCAGGTTTCGGGGATCATTCATTTCACCAGGGAAGGAAATAAAATACATGTTGAGGGAGAAATCACAGGTTTGAAACCAGGGAAACATGGATTTCACGTTCATGAAAAAGGGGACCTGTCAGATAAAGAGACCGGAAAATCTGCGGGAGGCCACTTCAACCCTACCGATAAGCCACATGGCAAGCCCACCGATTCAGAACGTCACGTGGGTGACCTGGGCAATATCGAAGCCAATGCTGACGGACTGGCTAAAGTGGATATCGTTGATGAAGTGATCCAATTGAATGGAGCGAACTCAATTATTGGTCGTTCGATTGTTGTACATGCCGGGGAAGATCAGTTTACCCAACCTTCAGGTGATGCTGGCGACCGGGTGGCATTTGGTGACATCATCGAAGAAAAAACGGATTGA
- a CDS encoding NAD(P)-dependent alcohol dehydrogenase, with protein sequence MKAVTFNEYGSPRVLKLSQINRPDPDKHEVLIQVAAAGVNPIDARLRQGEMKWLLPGGFPRVPGYDVAGIVEESDPASDFEPGDRVLAFLDNIYGGAYAEYAGCSAHCVVKIPDALSFTQAAAIPLAGSTALQSLRDFGHLKPRDRVLINGASGGVGAFAVQIAVAYGAEVTAVASTRHEDFVRSLGASHFIDYKREDFTDSSQKWEIIFDVAGKRSFSQVKDSLARTGQYVTTEPSFRGLAISVLTWPQSEQSHVMLAHPKKEDLTELVRLWSEKQLVVTLADTISFSDAVKAHQMIEEGGFCGKLVLKPDLFNAD encoded by the coding sequence ATGAAAGCAGTCACATTCAATGAATACGGATCGCCCCGGGTTTTAAAACTATCCCAGATCAACAGACCTGATCCTGATAAACACGAAGTACTGATTCAGGTCGCTGCAGCTGGTGTCAATCCCATTGATGCAAGATTGCGTCAGGGCGAAATGAAATGGTTGCTGCCGGGAGGCTTTCCCAGAGTCCCAGGCTATGATGTTGCGGGGATCGTCGAAGAGTCAGATCCTGCCAGTGATTTCGAACCAGGCGACCGCGTTCTCGCGTTCCTGGATAATATTTATGGTGGTGCTTACGCTGAGTATGCTGGCTGTTCGGCACATTGCGTTGTCAAAATTCCGGATGCCCTTTCATTTACACAGGCAGCAGCGATCCCATTAGCTGGCTCAACGGCATTACAGTCACTCCGAGATTTTGGTCATCTCAAGCCCCGCGATCGCGTCCTCATCAATGGTGCCAGTGGAGGTGTCGGCGCGTTTGCCGTTCAAATTGCAGTCGCTTATGGAGCTGAGGTAACCGCAGTCGCCAGCACCCGGCATGAAGACTTTGTCCGTTCACTGGGTGCCTCGCATTTCATTGATTATAAACGGGAAGACTTTACTGATTCCTCACAAAAATGGGAAATCATCTTTGATGTCGCGGGAAAGCGGTCCTTCTCTCAGGTAAAAGACTCCCTCGCACGAACTGGACAGTACGTCACAACCGAGCCCAGCTTTCGCGGTTTGGCCATTTCTGTTCTTACCTGGCCGCAATCAGAGCAGAGCCATGTCATGTTGGCACATCCGAAAAAAGAAGATCTTACAGAACTTGTTCGGCTCTGGTCAGAAAAACAACTGGTTGTCACACTGGCAGACACTATTTCATTCAGTGATGCTGTAAAAGCACATCAAATGATTGAAGAAGGAGGCTTCTGCGGCAAACTGGTTCTAAAGCCGGATCTCTTTAACGCTGACTGA
- a CDS encoding cupin domain-containing protein, with the protein MNDTSIKKVDSTHSPLGSMGQKYLASGVTVSMRLWEEDPTQPDPQPMCRDYEVVGYVIKGSAELEIEDQKIILNAGDSWVVPREAVHRYRILEPLVAVEATAPPAHIHERDKK; encoded by the coding sequence ATGAATGATACGAGCATTAAGAAAGTGGATTCCACTCATTCCCCGCTGGGTTCAATGGGACAGAAATATCTTGCCTCTGGAGTGACCGTCTCGATGCGGCTCTGGGAAGAAGATCCCACTCAACCGGATCCTCAGCCAATGTGCCGCGATTACGAAGTGGTTGGCTATGTGATCAAAGGCAGTGCCGAGCTGGAAATCGAAGATCAGAAGATTATCCTGAATGCTGGTGACAGCTGGGTAGTTCCCAGAGAAGCCGTCCACCGTTACCGCATTCTGGAACCGCTGGTTGCGGTGGAAGCAACTGCCCCACCAGCCCATATCCACGAACGGGATAAGAAATAA
- a CDS encoding efflux RND transporter periplasmic adaptor subunit, whose protein sequence is MDSSTQVSGPEQTAAAKTRKRKTALFTSIFLVILFVAAVSTSYWYFTAKGKKSNCPRRPPATVTVAQAEQQTWQRERTGIGTVRAIQGTDLTSELAGKVIEILFESGKRVRRGELLVQLDASSEKAELESIEAELKQAHSNLGRVKELLQKDATTEENYEQMMTEVERLKSSADRQRAIIEKKEILAPFSGEIGIRQISLGQYLSPETAVATLQQLDPIYVDFDLPEQDAGLIKEGQSVRISVSAHPKHVFRGSVIAVNPLIEESTRSFKVRAQLGNEERKLRPGMFAQVVVEISGDREVVVIPQTAVAFNAYGKSVYFVQEQEAQQEASAADRPIKNNLNQGDSTGKKRSKQKASLIARRAFIETGERRGKLIEIRKGIEPGTRVITFGQLKIDDGIPVQIARTDAARDVEAKATSP, encoded by the coding sequence ATGGATTCATCAACTCAGGTTTCGGGGCCAGAGCAGACAGCAGCTGCAAAAACCAGGAAGAGGAAAACCGCTCTCTTTACCAGTATCTTTCTCGTAATCCTGTTCGTGGCAGCAGTCTCAACCAGCTATTGGTATTTCACCGCGAAAGGTAAAAAATCGAATTGTCCCCGCAGACCTCCGGCGACTGTGACCGTTGCTCAGGCGGAGCAACAGACGTGGCAGAGAGAACGAACCGGTATCGGCACTGTTCGCGCGATTCAAGGGACAGATCTGACCAGTGAGCTGGCTGGAAAAGTCATTGAAATTCTATTCGAATCGGGAAAACGGGTCCGACGGGGGGAACTGCTGGTACAGTTGGACGCTTCGAGTGAAAAGGCAGAACTCGAATCGATCGAAGCCGAGCTGAAACAGGCGCATTCGAATCTCGGGCGGGTGAAAGAATTGCTGCAGAAAGATGCAACGACCGAAGAGAATTACGAACAGATGATGACCGAAGTGGAGCGACTGAAATCATCTGCTGACCGTCAGCGCGCGATTATTGAAAAAAAGGAAATTCTGGCGCCCTTCAGTGGTGAAATCGGCATCCGTCAAATCAGTCTGGGGCAATATCTCTCGCCGGAAACTGCAGTTGCCACTTTACAGCAGCTTGATCCGATTTATGTGGACTTCGATCTGCCCGAACAGGATGCCGGCCTCATTAAGGAGGGGCAGTCAGTCCGGATCTCAGTCAGTGCCCATCCCAAGCATGTTTTTCGGGGGTCAGTCATAGCCGTCAATCCTCTTATCGAAGAGTCGACGCGCAGCTTCAAAGTTCGGGCACAGCTGGGAAATGAAGAGCGTAAATTACGCCCAGGGATGTTTGCGCAGGTGGTCGTCGAGATATCAGGCGATCGCGAAGTGGTTGTGATTCCGCAGACTGCAGTCGCATTTAATGCGTACGGAAAGTCTGTTTATTTTGTGCAGGAACAGGAAGCGCAGCAGGAAGCCAGTGCTGCGGACCGTCCCATTAAAAATAATCTCAACCAGGGAGACTCGACCGGAAAAAAAAGAAGTAAACAAAAAGCCTCTCTGATAGCCAGACGCGCATTCATTGAGACCGGGGAACGCCGGGGGAAGCTGATTGAAATCCGAAAAGGGATCGAACCAGGTACGCGCGTTATAACTTTCGGTCAGCTGAAAATCGATGATGGCATTCCCGTACAGATCGCCAGAACCGACGCCGCTCGCGATGTGGAAGCGAAGGCGACCAGCCCATGA
- a CDS encoding efflux RND transporter permease subunit, protein MNIFDRFIERPVLATVIGLVVLLLGAEAMTSLTVRQYPETTSTTIRIVTPYIGANAELVQGFITTPLEQTIATAEGIEYLESSSTLGASTITARLELEYDPNAAVAEILTKIQQVRNRLPEGSEDSIVTISRGSDQAAMYLAFFSDVLKASEITDYLTRAVRPRLETVPGVQQAQLIGAQTIAMRLWLDPGKMASLKVSPSEVRRSIAESNFLSAIGETKGSLISIPLKADTNLRSVEAFENLVIREEGDTIIRVRDLAQVELGAESYDSSVIFEGKNVAFIGVQVAPEANLLDTIAGVRQLIPQVKKQLPGGLEGIVVYDSTEAVEASIDEVIRSLIEALLIVTVVIYLFLGALRSALVPGIAMPLAIIGAFFLMQMLGYSVNLLTLLALILAIGTVVDDGIVMVENATRHIEGGATPEGAAKKTVRELTGSIIAMNLVVVAVFAPVGLMGGLTGSLFTEFAYTVAGATLISGILALTVSPMMCAQLLKTGMQKRWLSRKVDQGFQALSRGYGKTLGLALDARWIILAAGMCILLSLYFLFSAANKELSPPEDEGFLIVSANADPNISIDHLERWTGVLEKKVSEVGGVQYFFAVNGGGGNTGGGSSSAFGGVILEDWEQRDPSQMQLQQQIQMTAAQVAGLEAVVIAPPTLPGAGEGPPLQFVISSIDEPRVVYETSQTILKKARESGLFTFIQSDFKFDKLEQRIKIDRDKAAALGINISTLGVDLATMLSGGYVNYFSYDGRSYRVIPQVARAHRLQTDQLLDYRVTTRDGDLVPLSLFVSLEDEIQPRQLKRFNQLNSATLSGVPAPGVSFDQLIEFLQTTVEETVAQNVVTDWKGQSRQFVSENTSLLVAFALAILMMYLTLAAQYESFRDPAIMFVSIPMSLAGAMLFFALGITSINIYTQIGLLALIGSIIRHGILLVEFANEIQREEGLDRRQAIEKAASLRLRSILMTTIATLVGLLPLLIVSGGPGAASRFAISFTLGVGMAIGTIFTLYMVPALYTVIATKHSRSSLN, encoded by the coding sequence ATGAATATTTTTGATCGGTTTATTGAACGTCCTGTCCTGGCGACAGTCATCGGCCTGGTAGTCCTGCTGCTGGGAGCGGAGGCGATGACTTCTCTGACAGTACGACAATATCCGGAAACCACCTCCACAACAATTCGAATTGTCACTCCTTACATCGGGGCGAACGCTGAGCTGGTGCAGGGCTTTATTACAACTCCTCTAGAGCAGACGATCGCCACTGCAGAAGGCATCGAATACCTGGAGAGCAGCAGTACGTTGGGAGCCAGTACCATCACGGCACGCCTGGAACTGGAGTATGATCCGAATGCTGCGGTCGCTGAAATTCTGACTAAAATTCAACAGGTGCGGAATCGTCTGCCGGAAGGTTCGGAAGACTCGATCGTTACCATCAGCAGAGGCAGCGATCAGGCCGCCATGTATCTGGCATTCTTCAGCGATGTTCTCAAGGCAAGTGAAATAACCGATTATCTGACGCGTGCTGTCCGCCCGCGACTGGAGACTGTTCCCGGCGTTCAGCAGGCACAGCTGATTGGTGCCCAGACTATCGCCATGCGGCTCTGGCTTGATCCCGGAAAAATGGCTTCACTGAAGGTGTCTCCCAGTGAAGTCCGTCGCTCGATCGCTGAAAGTAATTTTCTCTCCGCTATCGGAGAAACCAAAGGCTCGCTGATTTCCATTCCCCTAAAAGCAGATACGAACCTGCGTTCGGTGGAAGCCTTTGAAAATCTGGTGATCCGTGAAGAAGGTGACACCATTATTCGCGTGCGTGATCTTGCTCAAGTCGAACTTGGTGCAGAAAGCTATGACAGTTCGGTGATTTTTGAAGGTAAAAATGTAGCCTTTATTGGAGTGCAAGTCGCTCCTGAAGCGAACCTGCTCGATACCATTGCAGGTGTACGTCAACTGATTCCCCAGGTGAAAAAACAGTTACCAGGCGGACTGGAAGGCATTGTTGTATATGACAGCACGGAAGCGGTGGAAGCTTCGATCGATGAAGTCATCCGCTCGCTGATTGAAGCATTACTGATTGTGACTGTCGTGATTTACCTGTTTCTGGGGGCATTGCGTTCGGCACTGGTTCCGGGAATTGCGATGCCTCTGGCGATCATTGGTGCATTTTTTCTGATGCAGATGCTGGGATATTCTGTCAATCTGCTGACCCTGCTGGCATTAATACTGGCGATTGGAACCGTAGTTGATGACGGGATCGTAATGGTCGAGAACGCCACACGCCATATTGAAGGAGGGGCGACACCTGAAGGGGCAGCGAAAAAAACGGTACGTGAATTGACCGGTTCGATCATTGCCATGAATCTGGTGGTGGTGGCCGTTTTTGCTCCTGTAGGACTGATGGGAGGCCTGACGGGCAGTCTGTTTACTGAATTTGCTTATACGGTCGCCGGTGCGACGCTGATTTCAGGTATACTGGCATTAACTGTTTCACCGATGATGTGTGCCCAGCTGCTTAAAACCGGAATGCAGAAAAGATGGCTGTCCCGCAAAGTCGATCAGGGTTTTCAAGCCCTTTCCCGTGGATATGGAAAAACGCTGGGGCTGGCGCTGGATGCCCGCTGGATTATTCTGGCGGCAGGCATGTGCATTCTCCTCAGTCTGTATTTTCTATTTAGTGCTGCGAATAAAGAACTTTCACCGCCGGAAGACGAGGGTTTCCTGATCGTTTCTGCAAATGCAGATCCGAATATCTCGATCGATCATCTGGAGCGCTGGACCGGTGTGCTGGAAAAGAAGGTGAGCGAGGTCGGGGGAGTCCAGTATTTTTTTGCGGTGAATGGTGGAGGAGGGAATACTGGTGGAGGGAGCAGTTCTGCTTTTGGGGGTGTGATTTTAGAAGACTGGGAACAACGCGATCCTTCTCAGATGCAGTTGCAACAGCAGATCCAGATGACTGCAGCTCAAGTGGCAGGCCTGGAAGCGGTGGTCATCGCTCCCCCCACACTCCCCGGCGCGGGAGAAGGTCCTCCTTTGCAGTTTGTGATCAGCTCGATTGATGAGCCGCGGGTCGTGTATGAAACTTCGCAGACTATTCTGAAAAAAGCCCGGGAAAGCGGCTTATTCACTTTCATCCAGTCGGATTTCAAGTTTGATAAGCTGGAACAGAGAATTAAAATCGATCGTGATAAAGCAGCAGCACTCGGTATTAATATCAGTACGCTGGGAGTAGATCTGGCGACCATGTTGAGTGGAGGCTATGTCAATTATTTCAGCTACGATGGCCGCAGCTATCGTGTCATTCCCCAGGTGGCACGCGCGCATCGTCTGCAGACAGACCAGCTGCTCGACTATCGAGTAACTACCCGTGACGGTGATCTGGTTCCACTCTCGCTTTTTGTTTCACTGGAAGATGAAATTCAGCCTCGACAACTGAAACGGTTCAATCAACTCAACTCAGCGACGTTATCAGGCGTCCCTGCACCCGGAGTCTCTTTCGATCAACTGATTGAATTTCTGCAGACAACCGTGGAGGAGACTGTGGCGCAGAATGTAGTGACCGACTGGAAAGGTCAGTCCAGGCAGTTCGTTTCTGAAAATACATCTTTGCTGGTGGCATTTGCCCTGGCAATCCTGATGATGTACCTGACTTTGGCGGCCCAGTACGAGAGCTTTCGCGATCCGGCGATCATGTTTGTGAGCATTCCGATGTCACTGGCGGGCGCGATGCTGTTCTTTGCTCTGGGAATTACCAGCATTAATATTTATACACAGATCGGTCTGCTGGCATTAATTGGTTCTATTATTCGCCATGGAATTCTACTGGTGGAATTTGCTAATGAAATCCAGCGCGAGGAAGGTCTGGACCGTCGGCAGGCGATTGAAAAAGCAGCTTCACTGCGACTGCGTTCTATTCTGATGACCACAATTGCCACGCTGGTGGGGCTGTTACCATTGCTGATTGTTTCCGGAGGGCCCGGGGCTGCCAGCCGCTTTGCCATCAGTTTTACCTTAGGCGTAGGGATGGCAATCGGAACGATCTTTACACTCTACATGGTGCCTGCACTGTATACGGTGATCGCAACAAAGCATAGCCGATCATCACTCAATTAA
- a CDS encoding ferritin-like domain-containing protein yields the protein MGLFTSKEFSNLEDLFVEQIQDLYDAENRLVDALPKMAEAASCQELKSAFQTHLGETKEHVKRLESVFKGMGVEPKRESCEAMKGLISEGEEMVKAKGDSNVKDAALIAAAQRVEHYEIAGYGSARNFAQRLGKTNLAEILQETLDEEGNADKILTQIAEESTNKAAARA from the coding sequence ATGGGTTTATTCACCAGTAAAGAATTTTCTAATTTAGAGGACTTATTTGTTGAGCAGATTCAGGACTTATACGATGCGGAAAATCGGCTCGTCGATGCCTTGCCTAAGATGGCTGAAGCCGCTTCCTGCCAGGAGCTGAAATCGGCGTTTCAAACACATCTGGGCGAAACCAAAGAGCATGTGAAACGCCTGGAATCTGTTTTCAAAGGGATGGGTGTCGAACCTAAGAGAGAATCCTGTGAGGCCATGAAAGGATTAATCAGCGAAGGCGAAGAGATGGTTAAGGCGAAAGGGGATTCCAATGTCAAAGATGCAGCCTTGATCGCCGCGGCTCAACGTGTGGAACACTATGAAATCGCCGGTTACGGATCTGCCCGCAATTTTGCACAGCGCCTGGGAAAAACCAATCTTGCTGAAATTCTGCAGGAAACATTAGATGAAGAAGGTAATGCTGACAAAATTCTGACGCAGATCGCTGAAGAATCGACGAATAAAGCGGCAGCGCGTGCCTGA
- a CDS encoding superoxide dismutase family protein produces MKTQVFYLLSAVIPVATSLVSTVKSDQKETESKTTKAVVAVMPTKDFSATGLIQLQQSKGVVHLTGKIEGLTPGKHGFHIHEFGDLSAVDGSSAGGHFAPEGHRHGKPGKGQHHAGDLGNITADQNGVAVIDMRSEDFKLSDVIGRSIVVHAGADDLASQPSGDAGPQAGLGVIGIAKSTPKVTAELPVSPRSASRH; encoded by the coding sequence ATGAAAACCCAAGTATTCTATCTGCTCTCTGCTGTCATTCCTGTTGCGACTTCACTGGTGTCTACGGTCAAATCTGACCAGAAAGAGACAGAGTCCAAAACAACCAAGGCCGTGGTAGCAGTGATGCCGACCAAAGATTTCAGTGCCACTGGCCTGATTCAATTGCAGCAGAGCAAAGGAGTGGTACATCTGACAGGAAAAATCGAAGGACTTACTCCCGGCAAGCATGGGTTTCACATCCATGAGTTTGGTGATCTCAGTGCAGTCGACGGCAGCTCTGCCGGGGGCCATTTTGCTCCAGAAGGTCATCGACATGGGAAGCCAGGCAAAGGTCAGCATCATGCCGGGGACCTGGGGAATATTACCGCAGATCAGAATGGAGTCGCTGTGATCGATATGCGATCTGAAGACTTCAAGCTCTCTGACGTAATTGGCAGGTCGATCGTTGTTCATGCCGGCGCTGATGATCTTGCCAGTCAGCCATCTGGAGATGCAGGTCCTCAAGCCGGTTTAGGAGTCATTGGAATTGCCAAATCAACCCCGAAAGTCACCGCAGAATTGCCTGTTTCGCCCCGAAGTGCCAGCAGGCATTAA
- the coxB gene encoding cytochrome c oxidase subunit II — protein sequence MPAEGDAVKAKLICAGVLISGCSSSQSALNPAGAGAELIARLFWWMAGGATVIWLVMIALSIYALHLNPVAHHRQKSALFIIGGGAIAPTIILTILLIYGLNLLPALLARPPAGTLQIEVEGYQWWWRVRYPTQSGKPVELANEIRLPRGEPVEFILTSNDVVHSFWIPSLGGKVDMIPGRTTRLTLHPTKTGHFRGACAEYCGASHAYMNFTVDVVEKEEFDEWLAQQSTDRITPQTESVERGEALFLQTGCGACHTIRGTEADGKIGPDLTHIGSRSSLGADMFPTNRGNLQKWIAHVSALKPGVKMPAFRALKDDEYQTLSNYLEQLK from the coding sequence ATGCCTGCCGAGGGTGATGCTGTCAAGGCTAAGCTGATCTGCGCAGGTGTTCTGATTTCCGGTTGTTCCAGTTCGCAGTCAGCACTGAATCCTGCAGGAGCAGGTGCCGAACTGATTGCCAGACTGTTCTGGTGGATGGCCGGGGGGGCAACAGTCATCTGGTTAGTCATGATCGCTTTGTCGATCTATGCATTGCATCTGAATCCCGTCGCCCATCATCGTCAGAAATCCGCCCTGTTTATAATCGGGGGAGGCGCGATAGCCCCCACGATCATCCTCACCATACTGTTGATCTATGGATTAAATCTCCTGCCCGCACTGCTTGCCCGACCTCCGGCAGGGACGTTGCAGATCGAGGTTGAGGGATATCAATGGTGGTGGAGAGTGCGTTACCCGACCCAAAGTGGAAAGCCAGTCGAACTGGCTAATGAAATACGATTACCTCGAGGCGAACCGGTCGAGTTTATCCTCACCAGTAATGATGTCGTGCATTCGTTCTGGATTCCCTCACTGGGCGGGAAAGTCGACATGATCCCCGGACGTACCACGCGCCTGACATTGCATCCTACGAAGACGGGGCATTTTCGAGGGGCCTGTGCAGAATATTGTGGTGCTTCTCATGCCTATATGAATTTTACGGTGGACGTTGTCGAGAAAGAGGAATTTGATGAGTGGCTGGCGCAGCAGTCTACGGACAGAATAACGCCGCAAACTGAATCTGTTGAGAGGGGGGAGGCATTATTCCTGCAGACAGGCTGTGGAGCCTGTCATACGATTCGAGGGACAGAGGCTGATGGAAAGATAGGCCCCGATTTGACACATATCGGCAGTCGTAGCTCTCTGGGAGCGGATATGTTTCCTACTAATCGAGGAAACCTTCAGAAGTGGATCGCACATGTGTCCGCATTGAAACCCGGCGTGAAGATGCCCGCATTTCGTGCGCTCAAAGACGATGAATACCAAACTCTGTCAAACTATTTAGAACAGTTGAAGTGA